The Pirellulales bacterium DNA window CCAGACGGCCGTATCGACCCCGTCGAAGAGCACCTCGATCTTGTCGGCGAACTCGCGCGGAAACAGGCTCTGTTGCCAACGCGTCGGCGAATAGGCCGCGTCGCAGTTGGCCAAATCGAGCAGGAACATCGCATTCCGCGTATAGGCCCGCAGGATCGTCAGCTCGTCAGCCGGGAATTCCGGACGGAAATCGAGATCGCTGTCGTGGGGGCGATAGAAGTACTCGAAGTAGTTGATGATCGGGCAGTCGTACAGCTCGCGGAGAAAGATCGTCGGCCCGAAGCCGCTGTGCCCCACGATCAGGTCGGGCCGGATATCGCGCCGGGCCTTCAGCGCGTTGTAGACGCCGTGGGCCGTGGCCACGTGGTTTTCGAACGTCCGCGTGCAGAAGTGGTTTTGCCGCGTGGCGCCCCCCTGCGGATCGAAGTGAATCAACTCGATCCCATCGACCTTCGCCGCCGGCCGGTTGGTGACAAAGGTGCACCGAAAGCCTCGTTCGGCGATCAAATACCGCGCGATGTGCCCGAATTGGGCCGGGAAATTCTGGTGGACGTAGACGACGTGCACGGCAATCGGGCGTGGGGGCCTGGGTCGGGGCCGAAGAAACCGCTACGACCCGCGGCATTGTAACCCCGGCGTGCAGAACAGGGGTAATGGCCTTGTAACACGCGTCGTCCGGCATGCGCTTCGCACGGCAGCGGGAGATGCAGGCAAGCATCCCCGAAACGATCACCCCCGACAAGGAACCCTGGCCATGACCGCCGTCGCCTTGACCGTCTCGCCCGATGCGTGCATCTGCAAGCCCCGACCGAACCCCTGGCGGCGCTAATTCCGCGCATCGCTTGCCTTGGAACCAGTCGGCCGAACCCCCCACCGGCCGCCCGGCCTCAACCCGACCAGAACCGCGCGATCTCGGCGGCCACCGCCGCGGGATCTTCGATCATCAAGAAATGCCCCAGGTTGGCCAGCTCGACGTAGCGTGCCTGGGGCGCGCGCCGCGCGTGCTCGCGGCCCATCTCGACATGGGCAATCGGATCGCCGTCGGCCCAAACGAACTGCAAGGGATCGGCCACGGCCAGCGCCCCCAGCCAGCGGTCCTGATGCACGTAGCGCTCGCGCATGTATCCGGCGATCGCCGGAATGCGCCGCGCCCCGTCGCGATGGGTGAGCAGCTCATGCATCACCCGGGCATCCACCTCGGACACGGCCTCGGGGCGCCGCATCAGGGCTAACAGCGCCGGGACGTACATCTCCATCGGCCCAGCACAAAGCTCGATGGCCTGGGGCAACGTGGCGTTGGTGGCCAGCAGCTCTTGAAACGGCGTGATCTGCGCCAACCACTGCAGCATGCTGCCGTTGGTGAAAGTCGACGCGGCGATCCGAAACCCGAGCTTTCCGTGCTGTGCACGGGCCAGCAGCTCGCAGTGCACGCTGGTGCCCATGTCGTGGCTGACGACGTGCGCGGCCTCGATGCCCAATTGCCGGGCTAACGCCTCCACCAGGTCGGCCTGATCGAACAGCGAATAACTGCAATCGTCCGGCTTGTCGGACAGGCCGAATCCGAGGAAGTCGCACGCCACGCACCGGTAACTGCCGTCGAGCCGGTCGATCACGCCACGCCAGTCGTAGCTGGATGTTGGAAACCCATGTAGCAGCAGCACGACCGGGCCCGAGCCCCGTTCGACGGTGAAGACCGTTCGCGGCCCGAGCGTGCGGCGGTTCCCGGCGGCCAGCCAGGCTGCGGCGGGAGGCGACAGGGCTCTGCAAGGCTCGTTCATGGTCGCGGACGGCTGGCGAGGATCGCTTGGACCAGGTCCTCCGGCAGGGTGGGGGGGGCGTGACCTTCGCCGCAGAGCGCAGCTCGGGCCACCCGGACGGTTTGGCCGTAGCTTTTCAGGAATTCGACGCAGGGCGGGCAGACGGCCAGATGGGTCTCGAACAGAGCGCGCGTTTCAGCGGGCAGCTGACCGTCGAGGTAATCGGCCAAGAACCCGACCAGTTCCTCACAAGTCATCGACGCACCTTGATCGAAATCCGTCTCTCCCCAGCCAGACTCCGCTCATTCGGGGTACCTGGGAGATTCGATGCAGCTCTTCGCAGCCGCGTTACAGCCCCGACCTGAAGCACTTTGTAAAACTTACCGGCCCTCGAAGTTCGGCTTCCGTTTTTCCTTGAAGGCCCGGGGACCTTCGCGGGCGTCGCGGGTGGCAAACACGGGCATGCCAATCTCCAGCTCCCGGGCCAGGCCTTGTTCCTCGTCCAGCGCCAGGCAGGCTTTGACCGACTGACGGACCGCCTTGACCGCCAGGGGGCCGTTGGCGGCGATCGTCTCGGCGATCTCCAGCGCCTTGGCCAGCACCTGATCGCGCGGCACGACATGGTTGACGAAGCCCAGTTCGTAGGCCCTGTGGGCCGTGATGGGGTTACCAGTGAGCATGATCTCCATGGCGGCCGCCAGCGGCATCTGCCGTGGCAAGCGCACCGTCGAGCCCCCGATCGGGAACAAGCTCCAGACCACTTCGCGCAAAGCGAACTGTGCCGTGTCGGCGGCGACGCGAATGTCGGTGGCGACCACGAACTCCATGCCGCCGGCGAGCGCCGAACCGTTGATCGCTGCGATCACCGGCTTCTCCGGATCGAAGTTCCGCAGCAACGCCCGCATCGACGTCGTTGGATCGCTCATCACCTTTTCGTCCCACTCGTCCTCGGGCATCCGTGCGCCGGTCATCAAGGGGATCAAGCGCGCGAGATCCGCGCCGCTGCAAAAGGCTCCTTCGCCGGCGCCGGTGACGATGGCCACGCGAATTTCGGCGTCGCTATGCACGATCTGCCAGTACTCGGCCAGCCGGACGGCGACTTCCGGGCTGATGGCGTTGTGCGCCTCGGGACGGTTGAGCGTGATCAGGGCGATGTGCCCACGCTTTTCGAACAGCACTGCATCCACGGCAGCTTGCTCCCGGAACGGGGGGATCGTTCACACCCGCACAAACATACCAGGAAATGGCTCGCCGCTCACCTTGGCGGCCGACGAGGCAACGTGACCGCCCGGTCGAGCGCGGCAACAGAGATAAGTAGCAGGCGGGACACTTGGGACCACTTAGCCCCGAGCCCGCTTTTCTGGCGGTTGACGCCGGATGTCTAGCCGCTGACCTGCCGTTGGGGGCGCCGAGGGCGCACTGGCGCGGTGGGTCGGCAGCCAATTTCGGCGTCAAAAGCGTTGCATTCGTCGCGCAGCGACGCGGCGAACATCGCAGCGAGCCAGCGAGCGCGGCTCGAGGCCCTTGTCCGAGTGCGACTGCGTTTGTCGGGGCCGGAGTCGGCGCAATAATTTCATTGCCTGCCCCCGGGCAATCTCGTCTGGCTCGAAAAGTGGGGAACGGAACATGAAGCGGCATATTTTCTACTCGGTGGGTGTGTTGTTTTTCGGCATCACTGCGGCGCTGGCCGGCTATCAATGGCGCGGCTCGCGGCCAGAGGTCGCCGTCGCCCCGGCTCCGGTCGTGGCCACCGTCGATCCCACGTCGACGATGACCGAAATCGATGCCCGCACGGGCGACAGCTTCTGGGGCCTGCACGTCGATGGCGTGATTCCCTGCTCGACCATGCTCGTCAAGGGCGGCGGTCACCTGGTGATCCTCGCCCCGATCGACAATCCGCAGGGGAAGTGCCATTTCCACGTCAAGGACGAGAAACGCGTGGTGCTCGGCGGGCGGGCCTTTCTGCTCCGCGTGACGGGCGACGATCAGATCCACGTCCAGCTCGACACCCCCACGCGGGTCGCGGCTGCCGGCGCCTAGTCCGCCGTGCATAGCCTGAGCATTCAAACGGTGCAAAGCTGGGGTCAGGCGGAGCCTCGACCCCAGGCACCCGGCCGGCGAGTTGCCGGTCCCTGGCCCGGGTCGCTTGCGAACGCCCTGCCTAGGCCCGCGACGTTGGGGCGGCTCCGCTACAATCGTGCGAACCTTGAATCATCGCCGATCGTCGCGAGGTGCCGGATGTCTGCCGAATTTGTTGAACGGGTTGCGCTGGTCACCGGGGGATCGCGGGGCATCGGCCGGGCCACCGCGCTCCGGCTGGCCGGCGAGGGGGCCGACGTCGCGATCAGCTATGCGTCGCGGGCGGCCGAAGCCGCGGCGGTCGTCCGCGAAATCGAAGGGCTCGGACGCCGAGCCCTGGCCGTGCGGTGTGACGTTTCCCAAGATGCCGACATCGCCGAACTGGTCGCCCAGACCCGTGCGGTCTTGGGGCCGATCGCCTTTCTGGCCCATTGCGGGGCCATCAGTAATCTGGCCTCGCATCTCGAACTGAGCCCAGCTCGCTGGCGCGAGATGATCGATGTCAACCTGACGGGGGCCTACCTGACCGTGTTTGCGGTCAAGG harbors:
- a CDS encoding SDR family oxidoreductase translates to MSAEFVERVALVTGGSRGIGRATALRLAGEGADVAISYASRAAEAAAVVREIEGLGRRALAVRCDVSQDADIAELVAQTRAVLGPIAFLAHCGAISNLASHLELSPARWREMIDVNLTGAYLTVFAVKDEMLAHGFGRIVLVSSIAALLPRRMQIHYAAAKAGVMALARCCADAFAEGNVRVNCLAPGLVETEMAHVLSEERIRDVLAATPMGRIGQPEEIAGTIRFLLSNDSSYMTGQTIVASGGRHMMT
- a CDS encoding zf-HC2 domain-containing protein; translated protein: MTCEELVGFLADYLDGQLPAETRALFETHLAVCPPCVEFLKSYGQTVRVARAALCGEGHAPPTLPEDLVQAILASRPRP
- a CDS encoding alpha/beta hydrolase, translating into MNEPCRALSPPAAAWLAAGNRRTLGPRTVFTVERGSGPVVLLLHGFPTSSYDWRGVIDRLDGSYRCVACDFLGFGLSDKPDDCSYSLFDQADLVEALARQLGIEAAHVVSHDMGTSVHCELLARAQHGKLGFRIAASTFTNGSMLQWLAQITPFQELLATNATLPQAIELCAGPMEMYVPALLALMRRPEAVSEVDARVMHELLTHRDGARRIPAIAGYMRERYVHQDRWLGALAVADPLQFVWADGDPIAHVEMGREHARRAPQARYVELANLGHFLMIEDPAAVAAEIARFWSG
- a CDS encoding enoyl-CoA hydratase/isomerase family protein, encoding MDAVLFEKRGHIALITLNRPEAHNAISPEVAVRLAEYWQIVHSDAEIRVAIVTGAGEGAFCSGADLARLIPLMTGARMPEDEWDEKVMSDPTTSMRALLRNFDPEKPVIAAINGSALAGGMEFVVATDIRVAADTAQFALREVVWSLFPIGGSTVRLPRQMPLAAAMEIMLTGNPITAHRAYELGFVNHVVPRDQVLAKALEIAETIAANGPLAVKAVRQSVKACLALDEEQGLARELEIGMPVFATRDAREGPRAFKEKRKPNFEGR